Proteins encoded within one genomic window of Streptomyces sp. NBC_00523:
- a CDS encoding FAD-dependent monooxygenase, with product MATPLRVLIHGGGIGGLTLATALARRGHTVEVAELRDELDALGVGIIQPSNALHVMREIGVLEDCLAAGFEWEVLTIADPAGNTLAEIPQPRMGDAPSNNGIPRPALARVLSAAATSAGAKIRFGATIAELADDGSGVDVTLSDGSSGRWDLVVGFDGIGSPLRTRLYGDRYAPQYTGFANWRVTVPRQEQVRGVVMGTAGQAAKALLTPITDELMYLGSVFAEAEGFRPDPAKAHEQLKERLAMFSGPVAEALAEVTGPEAVVYSRISQVTVEEPWHVGRVVLAGDAAHASTPHIAQGAAMAVEDALVLAESLVAEADVDEALEVWEARRRPRAMWVQAMSRAVLKQETGGETTPEEDELLKIGIPGAAHVLVQPY from the coding sequence ATGGCAACACCTCTGCGCGTCCTGATCCACGGCGGCGGCATCGGCGGGCTGACGCTCGCCACCGCCCTGGCCCGGCGGGGCCACACCGTCGAGGTGGCCGAGCTCCGCGACGAGCTCGACGCCCTCGGCGTGGGCATCATCCAGCCGTCGAACGCCCTGCACGTGATGCGGGAGATCGGGGTGCTGGAGGACTGCCTGGCGGCGGGCTTCGAGTGGGAGGTGCTGACCATCGCGGACCCGGCCGGCAACACCCTGGCCGAGATACCGCAGCCGCGCATGGGCGACGCCCCCTCCAACAACGGCATCCCCCGCCCCGCGCTCGCCCGGGTGCTGAGCGCGGCGGCCACCTCGGCCGGGGCCAAGATCCGGTTCGGCGCGACCATCGCCGAGCTCGCCGACGACGGCAGCGGCGTGGACGTCACCCTGTCCGACGGCTCCTCCGGCCGCTGGGACCTGGTTGTCGGCTTCGACGGCATCGGCTCGCCGCTGCGCACCCGGCTGTACGGGGACCGCTACGCCCCCCAGTACACCGGCTTCGCCAACTGGCGCGTCACCGTGCCCCGCCAGGAGCAGGTGCGGGGTGTCGTGATGGGCACCGCGGGCCAGGCCGCGAAGGCGCTGCTCACCCCGATCACCGACGAGCTGATGTACCTGGGCTCGGTCTTCGCGGAGGCGGAGGGCTTCCGGCCGGACCCGGCGAAGGCGCACGAGCAGCTGAAGGAGCGGCTGGCGATGTTCTCGGGCCCGGTCGCGGAGGCGCTGGCCGAGGTCACCGGGCCGGAGGCGGTCGTCTACTCGCGGATCTCCCAGGTGACGGTGGAGGAGCCGTGGCACGTGGGCCGGGTGGTCCTGGCCGGTGACGCGGCGCACGCGAGCACCCCGCACATCGCGCAGGGCGCGGCGATGGCCGTGGAGGACGCGCTGGTGCTCGCCGAGTCGCTGGTCGCCGAGGCGGACGTCGACGAGGCCCTGGAGGTGTGGGAGGCCCGTCGCCGCCCGCGCGCCATGTGGGTGCAGGCGATGTCGCGCGCGGTGCTGAAGCAGGAGACGGGCGGCGAGACGACGCCGGAGGAGGACGAGCTGCTGAAGATCGGCATCCCGGGCGCGGCCCATGTGCTGGTGCAGCCGTACTGA
- a CDS encoding acyl-CoA dehydrogenase family protein, protein MTAFSLDPAQTAWCEELRTLARDRLAPLAAEGAPGHVNRPLLAALGELGLLDRLFGSGALDLCLLRESLARGCTEAETALALQGLGAFPVLRSGTPAQRERWLPGVRAGRQVAAFALSEPGAGSDAGALALDAAPDSGGWRLTGGKCWISNAPEADFYTVFARTTPGARARGVTAFLVPADRAGLTGTALDMLSPHPIGALAFDGVRVTPDDLLGEPDRGFAVAMDTLNLFRPSVGAFALGMARAALDATVEHTATRTAFGAPLSALQAVSHQVAEMATRTEAARLLVYAAAAAHDAGEPGVPRRAAMAKLYATETAQFVVDTAVQLHGARALRRGHLLEHLYREVRAPRIYEGASEVQRTIIAKELYANREPTA, encoded by the coding sequence ATGACGGCATTCTCGCTCGATCCGGCACAGACCGCCTGGTGCGAGGAGCTGCGCACCCTGGCGCGTGACCGGCTCGCCCCGCTCGCCGCCGAGGGTGCGCCGGGGCACGTCAACCGCCCGCTGCTCGCCGCCCTCGGCGAGCTGGGCCTCCTCGACCGGCTGTTCGGCTCGGGCGCCCTGGACCTCTGCCTGCTGCGCGAATCGCTCGCCCGGGGCTGCACCGAGGCGGAGACCGCCCTCGCGCTCCAGGGCCTCGGCGCCTTCCCCGTGCTCCGGTCCGGCACCCCCGCCCAGCGCGAGCGCTGGCTCCCCGGGGTCCGCGCAGGCCGCCAGGTCGCCGCGTTCGCGCTCAGCGAGCCGGGCGCGGGCTCCGATGCGGGGGCCCTCGCGCTCGACGCCGCCCCGGACTCCGGCGGCTGGCGGCTGACCGGCGGGAAGTGCTGGATCTCCAACGCGCCGGAGGCCGACTTCTACACGGTCTTCGCCCGCACGACCCCCGGCGCCCGGGCCCGTGGCGTCACCGCCTTCCTGGTCCCCGCCGACCGCGCCGGACTGACCGGCACCGCCCTGGACATGCTCTCCCCGCACCCGATCGGGGCCCTCGCCTTCGACGGGGTCCGGGTCACCCCGGACGACCTGCTCGGCGAGCCGGACCGGGGCTTCGCTGTCGCCATGGACACCCTGAACCTCTTCCGCCCCAGCGTCGGCGCCTTCGCCCTCGGCATGGCCCGCGCCGCCCTCGACGCCACCGTGGAGCACACCGCGACCCGGACCGCCTTCGGCGCGCCCCTCTCCGCCCTCCAGGCCGTGTCGCACCAGGTCGCCGAGATGGCCACCCGCACCGAGGCGGCCCGGCTGCTGGTCTACGCGGCCGCCGCCGCCCACGACGCCGGGGAGCCCGGGGTGCCGCGCCGGGCCGCGATGGCGAAGCTGTACGCCACGGAGACCGCGCAGTTCGTCGTGGACACCGCCGTCCAGCTGCACGGCGCCCGCGCCCTGCGCCGCGGCCATCTGCTCGAACACCTCTACCGGGAGGTCCGCGCCCCGCGCATCTACGAGGGCGCCAGCGAGGTCCAGCGCACGATCATCGCCAAGGAGCTGTACGCGAACCGGGAGCCGACCGCATGA
- a CDS encoding GTP-binding protein has protein sequence MTISQAAPAAVKILIAGGFGVGKTTLVGAVSEVAPLRTEELLTTASIGVDDLAGVGQKDTTTVALDFGRITVSQDLVVYLFGTPGQERFWFMWNDLVNGALGGVVIADTRRLESSFASIDFFESRDIPFVVAINCFYGHNTRTTDEIRAALDLDPHVPLLVGDVRERPFGRDVLLALVDHLMSLPVAVG, from the coding sequence ATGACCATCAGTCAGGCGGCACCCGCCGCCGTCAAGATCCTGATAGCCGGCGGTTTCGGCGTCGGCAAGACCACCCTCGTGGGAGCCGTCAGCGAGGTCGCCCCGCTGCGCACCGAGGAGCTGCTGACCACGGCCAGCATCGGCGTGGACGACCTGGCCGGCGTCGGACAGAAGGACACCACGACCGTGGCCCTGGACTTCGGCCGGATCACGGTCAGCCAGGACCTCGTCGTCTACCTGTTCGGCACACCGGGCCAGGAGCGCTTCTGGTTCATGTGGAACGACCTCGTCAACGGGGCCCTGGGCGGGGTCGTGATCGCCGACACACGGCGGCTCGAGAGCAGCTTCGCCTCGATCGACTTCTTCGAGAGCCGGGACATCCCGTTCGTCGTCGCGATCAACTGCTTCTACGGGCACAACACCCGCACCACGGACGAGATCCGGGCCGCCCTGGACCTGGACCCGCATGTGCCGCTGCTGGTCGGCGACGTGCGCGAGCGGCCGTTCGGCCGGGACGTGCTGCTGGCCCTCGTGGACCACCTGATGAGCCTGCCCGTCGCGGTCGGCTGA
- a CDS encoding roadblock/LC7 domain-containing protein, whose translation MTRTTATRQDLDWLLDGLVDSVAETINAVLLSDDGLVVSHSRTIERPDAERLAAICTGQQSLARGVGQLFNGGGVHQVIVELADLWLFIISAGQGTHLAVIASQEVDAEIMSLAMHNLVLQVGQKLSTPARDDFDAFGAGDRPRA comes from the coding sequence ATGACACGCACTACCGCCACCCGCCAGGACCTCGACTGGCTCCTCGACGGTCTGGTCGACTCGGTGGCCGAGACCATCAACGCCGTCCTGCTCTCGGACGACGGGCTGGTGGTGAGCCACTCGCGCACCATCGAGCGGCCCGACGCCGAGCGGCTCGCCGCGATCTGCACCGGCCAGCAGAGCCTGGCCCGGGGGGTGGGCCAGCTCTTCAACGGCGGCGGCGTCCACCAGGTGATCGTGGAGCTGGCGGACCTCTGGCTCTTCATCATCTCGGCGGGCCAGGGCACCCACCTGGCCGTCATCGCCTCCCAGGAGGTGGACGCCGAGATCATGTCGCTCGCCATGCACAACCTCGTCCTCCAGGTCGGCCAGAAGCTCAGCACCCCGGCGCGGGACGACTTCGACGCCTTCGGCGCCGGGGACAGGCCGCGGGCGTGA
- a CDS encoding RidA family protein yields MSPIHRINPHELSPASGFSHAVTATGGRLVFLAGQTALDQHGEVVGDTLPEQFATALGNLLTALRAAGGSPADLARVTVYATDVADYRAHAPELGRIWRRMAGRDYPAMAVIGAARLWDEQARVEIDGIAVLP; encoded by the coding sequence ATGAGCCCGATCCACCGCATCAATCCGCACGAACTCTCCCCCGCCTCCGGCTTCTCGCACGCGGTCACCGCGACCGGCGGCCGGCTCGTCTTCCTGGCCGGGCAGACCGCCCTGGACCAGCACGGCGAGGTCGTGGGCGACACCCTGCCCGAGCAGTTCGCGACCGCCCTCGGCAACCTGCTCACCGCCCTGCGCGCGGCGGGCGGCTCCCCGGCGGACCTGGCCCGGGTCACGGTGTACGCCACCGACGTCGCCGACTACCGGGCCCACGCCCCGGAACTGGGCCGGATCTGGCGCCGGATGGCGGGCCGCGACTACCCGGCCATGGCGGTCATCGGGGCGGCGCGGCTCTGGGACGAACAGGCACGGGTCGAGATCGACGGCATCGCGGTCCTGCCCTGA
- a CDS encoding DUF742 domain-containing protein produces the protein MTGHWPYGQGEFEDDGEDAAGTMVRPYTITRGRTAPDRDDLTLITVLTTAHDPRDEHGAAARPGRLQPEHRLILERCRRPAAVAEVASDLDLPVSVTKILLADLVATGLLTARAPLSVARASGGADMGVLAAVRDGLRRL, from the coding sequence GTGACCGGCCACTGGCCGTACGGGCAGGGGGAATTCGAGGACGACGGCGAGGACGCCGCGGGAACGATGGTGCGCCCGTACACCATCACCCGCGGCCGGACGGCTCCCGACCGGGACGACCTCACCCTCATCACCGTGCTCACCACCGCGCACGATCCGCGGGACGAGCACGGCGCGGCGGCCCGCCCGGGCCGGCTCCAGCCGGAACACCGGCTGATCCTGGAGCGCTGCCGCCGGCCCGCGGCGGTCGCCGAGGTCGCCTCGGACCTCGACCTGCCGGTCTCGGTGACCAAGATCCTGCTGGCGGACCTGGTCGCCACCGGCCTTCTGACCGCCCGGGCCCCGCTCTCGGTGGCCCGGGCGTCCGGCGGCGCCGACATGGGCGTACTGGCCGCTGTTCGCGACGGACTCCGGAGACTCTGA